AATGGCTTGTTGGTCTGGCGGCCACACCACCGCGAGCGAGTATACATTGGTTAAGCTGATTTAAGCAGGCGGCTTCGACACTTTGGGTTGGCCAATCGAGTACTTTGGCTTGAATGGCTAACAACCCAGCACTAGCAAGTAAGGCAAATTTTTCGGCGACTCGGCGCACTTGGCCGTCGGCCTCGGGAGGTAAGCTGGCTAAAAAGCGTTGGCGTACGTTTTGGAAAACAGGCCGCACCTGCGCACTGTGCTGCGTTAAATACCGTAACCAGTCCAAGGCCAAGCTGCCGTAATGTTGGCGACTTTGCTGTTTAAGATGATCGGCTAAATCGGCGGCGTTCATACCATGGCTCTGGTTAAACACGCCCATTTGTGCGCCGGCATCGGCACTGAGATCAATCACGCGCACTTGTTGGCCGGCTTTTACGCGCTTGCCGATACTGGCAAGATGGCTTTCGAGCGTCACTTCGCCAGTAGATAAAAACACCAAACGCCAACGGGCGGGTAAGCGCATTTCACCGTATTTGCCTGCACGGGTTTTACCTTGGCCATTGGCAAGCATATAAGCGTGGTGATGCCAGCCAATGCAGTTCACGCTAATGGCCTTTTGCGCGGCCAGTTCGCCCATTTGTTGAATAAACAGGGAGAGCAACTGCCGCGCTTTGACACTGTTACTTAGCCGCATGCCTCGGCTGAGTAATATCCGACGGTACTCGCTACCGTCTCCAGCCAATAGTTCTGCTGGCATAGCCCAGTAGCGATGGCGATTGTCATCGTCTAACCAGTGCAATAAATAGCCGCCCTTTGTTTTCAAGAGAAGTGTCCCCTTGCGGATCGCGAGTACGGGCAGCCACTTGCAGCCAAGAACAGATTTTAACTGGGCTATCTTGCCCAGCCGGTTGCATCACCAGCCAGTTTTGCGCGTTATAGGCAAAACCAGCCGGTAATGCTGGCATGTTGTTATTCACCTCATTGGCAGGTAATGGGGTTGATGCTGATGGTTTATCCACGGCCATAAGCAGCACCGATACGGCGGGTTTCAATCCACTGGTCGATATCGCTTTCTAACCAGCCCACGGCACGCGCACCAATACGAATGGAACGGGGAAATTCTCCGTTTGCCCCTCTCTTTATGCAAATAGGGGCATAAATGGTACTGCGGCCAAAGCCTGTTTTGGCCTTTACCTCGGGCAAGCGCAAAATCCGTTGCTGACGCGCTGGGTGTACTGAGTTTGTGGGTAATTGTGTGGTTGGGTTCATCGTTTGCTTCCTCACTGATCTGTTAAGTTCTCTTAGGAGTTTGTCCCCACTAGTATTAAAGAGTTAAACGGACGCAGTAGGCAGATAAATGCTCAGATCGTGCAGCTTTCTGAGGGTGCAGGTAGCTAACTGCCCCAGTTTGTAGATAATGCCCCAAGTCATAAATAGCCTGTGGGCAGGGTTAGTGTTTGGCTAAGTGGCGAGAATTAAGGCGTTGCCCATATTGTCCCAAATGCCCAAAGGGTAAGTAGTGTGTTACAACACATGGAGTGTGAGGCAAGGAATAAAAGTGAAACTAAAACTTCTTTATCTGCTGAAAAATGAAACTAGTGTTTCACTGACTCATTAAACGTTAAACGCTGATTGTTTCATGGCTTGCTCGGCTCGGCTGATCCCTAGTCGCTTAGCAACGATTTGCCATTGCTTCACCGCCATTAATACTTCATCGTAAATTTGCGTGGCTTGGGTTTGCGAAAGTCGGAAGAAGTCTTTTTCGTCAAAGGCTAATTGGTAGTCTAAAGCGTTGTCTGCATCGGTAATATTCAGATGCAGGCCATGCTTACCCACTATCGGGTTTAAATCATAAGCGGGTGATAACTTCCAGCCATTCTTTGTTAATAAAAACCCATGGTTACGCAGGTGGTCATCCGTGTTGGACACCGCAATATTAAACACGATTCGACGCCATAACTGAGCTAAATCGGCTGTGGTTTGTGCACCACAATTGGAAATAAATTCAGCAATCTCTAAGTAGCTGGCACCTTGAGATTGTTCACCATCATACCTTTCGTTTAAAGAATAACGAAGCTGTGTCATGGCCGACGAAAAATGCAGCCGCTTTTCACCGTCGCGGTCAAACCGTTTGGTTAAAAAGGTATGGTGCTGTGACGAAAATTGCCTGATCTCACTTGGAAACATGTCAACACCTGCTGCCAACGCCAATTCATAACAGACCATCTCCCATGCGCCCACGTCATGGGTATCGTTTAAATTGGGAAACTTGGCAATCCACAAGTGACCTTGCTCATCTGTGACACAAGCCTTGGGTCTTGCACCACCTAATGATGAGCCTGGAGAAATCAGCATTTTCAACCAGCGGTAATACTCGTCACTGTCGATGTTATCGTCTTTTTCAATCTGCATTGCTGCGTGCTCTAGCTCTCGCAAAGAAGCCATTGGTGGCGCAGCAAACTCAGAGTTGTCATCTAAGAACGCATCCGAGCCTACTCGCTTAAATCGAATCCCCCCCATCCGATAAGAGTCATGTACGCCCAGCAGGTAATCCAATTCGTTTAATCGACTTGTTGCTCGAATGCCTTTGCGCGCCTCAATCGCTGCACGCCGCTGCATTAAAATACGCCCCCATCTATCAGGCGATGAATCAAGAAATGCGCGAAAGTTTTTATCGGCTTCATCGTTATAGAGTTCACCGGGGTGAAGCGTTAGGATTGGATCAATCTGCAAGCGATAGGCTGAGGTTAAAAATGCTTTATCGTAGGCAAAACTAAATACGCCACCTCGGCTTGAATCGCTGTAAGAAAGCAGCCCAATTAGTAAAGGCGCTTCAATTGGCTGCCAGTCGGCATAGACTTCGACGATTTCACGGCTCATTTTGAACCTTCCAGCAATTTTATGTTTTGCAGCTTGATACCCACTTCATCATGAGCGGCCATGTCTGCAAAGTTGCTTTCCATGCCAAGAACGGCCATCACTTTTAAGTAAGTGCCTATGGCAACGCCCGGATCACCGGCGAAAACTTTATTCACGGTTTTATGATCAAAACCAGTACGTTCACACAGTAGCTTTTTTGTAAAACCACGTCGTTTCATCGCCAACAACAAGTCTTCACCAAACTGCGTCAGGATTTTGCGCTGCTTCGGAAACAGTACATTGTGTAAGTCACGCTTAGCCATATCACCAACCAAAGGGACTATATTCCCACTATTTAACCATTAATGGGAATATAGTCCAACTTTGAATCCCAAGCAACTCCAACAATTTACATATAGGACTATATTCCCACTTTACTCAATATAATTGGATTTATATCCTACTTTTAGGTTTAGTTTGCACGTTGGCCAAGGCGATGATGTGGATCACTGAATGCCAAAGGCCATCAAATTACACTTTTACGCGCATAAAAGTGAAAAATATCACACTTTTATGCGCGTAAAAGTGTAGGATGAGTTATACTACAGGCAGTTAACAGTCTTAATTGGCGGGAAATGACAATGCAGCGCAACTTACTCAACGCCCTAATAGCATGGAAAAATCAACCTGTGCGCAAGCCATTATTGATCGATGGCGCAAGACAAACAGGTAAAACCTATCTGCTGCAAGAGTTGTTTGGAAACACCTTTGCCAACATCCTTCGTATCGACTTCCTTGAAAACCCAGCTTACAAAGAAGCGTTCGATGGCTCGTTGTCACCTGACGAGCTAGTCATGAACATTGAGTTGTTAACCAACCAAGCGTTCAATCCAGAAACCGACTTGCTGATATTAGATGAAATTGGCGAATGTGAACGAGCCGTAACTTCGCTGAAGTATTTTGCCGAAAAAGCACCGTCCTATTTTGTCGCAGCCAGCGGTTCGAACATTGGTTTGCTCAATACTTTCCCTGTAGGCAAGGTAGAACAATACAATTTACGACCACTGACCTTCCAAGAATTTATTTACGCATCCAACGAGCAAGCACTGATCAAAGCCTTTGATAGTCAAGCAAGCACACCGGCGGTGCACACTAAATTGATGGATAAACTAACCGACTATTTTTTTACCGGTGGTATGCCGGAAGCCGTTTCTGCTTGGTATCAGTTTAAAGATTCAAGCATTTTAGAGCGTGTTGAAAAAGTCACAAAAATTCATGCCGATTTAGTTGAAGGTTATCGCCGCGATTTCGGTAAGTACGCGGGCAAGGTCGATGCCACACTGATTGAATCGGTGTTTAATAGCATTCCAGCCCAGCTATCACTTGTGAGCGATGAGTCGGTTAAACGCTTTAAATTTAAGCATGTGCATGAGCGTAAATCTCGTTATAGCGATTTTGAAACCGCGATCCATTGGCTTCACTGCTGCCGCTTAGCTTTGCCAAACTACCCTATTGAAGGATTGCCGAAATCTCCGTTGGCGGCCTATAAAAAAGACAATATGGTTAAACTGTTTCTGTTTGATGTGGGCCTGCTCAATCATATGCTGGGCAGCAGTTATAAAGAGATTAAGCAACAAAACTATGAACTCTCTGTTTATAAGTACAGGGGCTATGTGGCTGAAAACTTTGTGCAACAAGAGCTTACCGCTGTTGGCGTTGACCCAAGTTATTCATGGAATGACGCCCGCGCCGAAATCGAATTTATTTTGGCGACCGATGAAGGCGATATCGTCCCTGTGGAAGTCAAAAGTGGTAAACGTACAAAAGCAAAATCATTGGCATCCTACGTTGAAAAATGTACTCCCAGTAAAACCTTTAAGTTAACGGGTACACAAGGCTCTTCAGCGTTAGAACAAACCAATATCGTGATGCCTTTGTATTTCACGCAGTATTTACCAGAGAGGTGGTAAAGGCGCGTTGTCCAGAAGCACTAGGTCTACATAAAGCTACCTTAAGGGTAACAATTTGTAGACCTGATGCTTACCATTCGACACTCAGTCTTATCTCTCTTGGATACCATAGTATCCATATTGAGCTTATTTCTATTAAAATGGATACCATAATGTCCACTTCAGGCTAAGTGAGCTTTCTGCTGACTCATTACTATCCTGTAGAACCAGTGAAAAAATGGCAAAGCTATGTTGACGGAAATCGTGCTCGATAAAGCCCTTCAAAACTGCTATGTTTTAGCTCTAACAGCAGCATAAAAACGGCACTGTTTTTCCATTGCTAACCACTAAGATTTAGTAAAAGCCATAGGCAAGTGGTGGGCAGTTTGGTGGGCAAACAGGCATTTTTGATCGGTTTCTTTTCGGTAAATCATTGATTTTGTTAGAGTCTAGGCCGCTACTCAATGAGCAGATCCAGAACATTGAGTAATAATTATAGCTGTATTAAATTATATTTTTATTTATTAAAATCAATAATTTAGTTTAGATTATAGTCCATGGCTGTATTCTATAAACCACCTATAACCACCACCATATGGTGGTTAATTTGGCCTTTATTTATACATTTTAACTCGTTTAAAGTGTTGCTTAGGTTCATGTATCGGCTGAGTAGAATTCGACGATACTCGCTCCCACCTCCGCCCAACAGTTCTGCGGGCATGGCCCAGTAGCGTTGGCGATTGTCATCGTCTAACCAATGCAGTAAATGGCCGGTAATGTTGGCGCATTGTTCTTCATCTCACTGGAAGGTAACAGGGTTAATGCTAATGGTTTATCCACAGCCATAAGCAGCACCGATAGAACAAAACCTCACGATGACCTTGCTATGTCTTTATGGTGAATTGAAAAGTGTGTTTTAACAAAGGCTGAACTTGCACTATTCTGGCGACCGGCTCAGCGTTTAAATATCGCCTTGGACCTATGATGACAAACCCCCAAAACTGTAAAAATCGCTCAATAAATCGAGATCCAATGAGCACACTTAATTTTCTTTCTGCCGAGAAATAATCATCCGGAGGCAAGGACTGTAGTAAATCCGGGAAAGCCGTCATCACCTCTTCAACCAGCTGATCCACACTGTTGTGGCTTTGAATGCGCCATAACATAAACAGCCAAAAGGTTCGCAAGTCGACTTCGTATTCAAAGCCGTCCAAATACCCCCAGTTATAGTTGCTGATGGCGGCTTCTAACATAGGTTTAAAAAATACTTGTATACCTAACGCCTGATACTGCTTTTGCGCTGATTTTTTAACATGGTAGCGACCACTGCGCCGATAAATAATGCCACTAATTTCGGCTAACACTCTGGTGTAGTGCAAGGCATTGAATTTGTCTTCGTTACTGCCTGCAAACTCGTTGATGCTAATGTTTTGCGAAAACTGAGCAACGGCAAACTCAGGCAATAACTCACTAGCCTGTTTGACTAATTTAGTCGGTAAGTTGCCTTTACTTGTCGCTTTGAAGGAGCCCTCTTGCGCCATAGCTTCGTCAAGAATGAGGGCTAAATAGCGCATCACCGGGCTGGAAGAAAGATCGTCTGGTGTGCGGATTGTCACCCACTGTAATTCATCAAAAGGCGCA
The sequence above is a segment of the Marinomonas sp. IMCC 4694 genome. Coding sequences within it:
- a CDS encoding type II toxin-antitoxin system HipA family toxin, producing MSREIVEVYADWQPIEAPLLIGLLSYSDSSRGGVFSFAYDKAFLTSAYRLQIDPILTLHPGELYNDEADKNFRAFLDSSPDRWGRILMQRRAAIEARKGIRATSRLNELDYLLGVHDSYRMGGIRFKRVGSDAFLDDNSEFAAPPMASLRELEHAAMQIEKDDNIDSDEYYRWLKMLISPGSSLGGARPKACVTDEQGHLWIAKFPNLNDTHDVGAWEMVCYELALAAGVDMFPSEIRQFSSQHHTFLTKRFDRDGEKRLHFSSAMTQLRYSLNERYDGEQSQGASYLEIAEFISNCGAQTTADLAQLWRRIVFNIAVSNTDDHLRNHGFLLTKNGWKLSPAYDLNPIVGKHGLHLNITDADNALDYQLAFDEKDFFRLSQTQATQIYDEVLMAVKQWQIVAKRLGISRAEQAMKQSAFNV
- a CDS encoding YecA family protein — encoded protein: MKLGRNDPFHCGSGKKFKRCCMSRVSKQHAQVFDDVDAMLTMNPNLSLDELNTALQHKVQDRNNQPHPDFCGVTPTQMANWLYAPFDELQWVTIRTPDDLSSSPVMRYLALILDEAMAQEGSFKATSKGNLPTKLVKQASELLPEFAVAQFSQNISINEFAGSNEDKFNALHYTRVLAEISGIIYRRSGRYHVKKSAQKQYQALGIQVFFKPMLEAAISNYNWGYLDGFEYEVDLRTFWLFMLWRIQSHNSVDQLVEEVMTAFPDLLQSLPPDDYFSAERKLSVLIGSRFIERFLQFWGFVIIGPRRYLNAEPVARIVQVQPLLKHTFQFTIKT
- a CDS encoding helix-turn-helix transcriptional regulator — encoded protein: MNPTTQLPTNSVHPARQQRILRLPEVKAKTGFGRSTIYAPICIKRGANGEFPRSIRIGARAVGWLESDIDQWIETRRIGAAYGRG
- a CDS encoding ATP-binding protein produces the protein MQRNLLNALIAWKNQPVRKPLLIDGARQTGKTYLLQELFGNTFANILRIDFLENPAYKEAFDGSLSPDELVMNIELLTNQAFNPETDLLILDEIGECERAVTSLKYFAEKAPSYFVAASGSNIGLLNTFPVGKVEQYNLRPLTFQEFIYASNEQALIKAFDSQASTPAVHTKLMDKLTDYFFTGGMPEAVSAWYQFKDSSILERVEKVTKIHADLVEGYRRDFGKYAGKVDATLIESVFNSIPAQLSLVSDESVKRFKFKHVHERKSRYSDFETAIHWLHCCRLALPNYPIEGLPKSPLAAYKKDNMVKLFLFDVGLLNHMLGSSYKEIKQQNYELSVYKYRGYVAENFVQQELTAVGVDPSYSWNDARAEIEFILATDEGDIVPVEVKSGKRTKAKSLASYVEKCTPSKTFKLTGTQGSSALEQTNIVMPLYFTQYLPERW
- a CDS encoding helix-turn-helix domain-containing protein; the protein is MAKRDLHNVLFPKQRKILTQFGEDLLLAMKRRGFTKKLLCERTGFDHKTVNKVFAGDPGVAIGTYLKVMAVLGMESNFADMAAHDEVGIKLQNIKLLEGSK